The Streptomyces sp. B3I8 nucleotide sequence GCGGTAGTGGCCGACGGTCAGTTCGGCGACGGAGCCGTCGGGCAGCCGACTCGGCATCTGCACCGAGCCCTTGCCGAAGGTGCGGGTGCCCACGACGATCGCCCGGCAGCGGTCCTGGAGGGCGCCGGTGAGGAGTTCGGCCGCGCTCATCGTGCCGCCGTCGACGAGCACGACCACGGGTCTGGTGGTGTCGCCGCCGCGCCTGGCGTGCAGCGCCCGCTGCTCGCCGCCGACGTCGTACGTGGCGACCAGGCCGCCGTCGAGGAACGCGGAGGCGGCGGAGACGGCCTCGGTGACCAGTCCGCCGGAGTTGCCACGCAGGTCGAGGACGATCCCGTCGCCCGCGGGCGCCCCGGCGACGGCGGCGCGCACCAGGTCGCCGGAGCCCTTGGTGAAGGCTGCCACCCGGATCACGGTGGTCCGGCCGGCGACCCGGCGGGTGGTGACGTCCTCGGTGGACAGCCGGGCCCGGTGCAGGGTCCTCGTCCACGTGTGCGAGCCGCGCTGGAGGCCGAGGGAGACGCGGGTGCCCTCGGTGGCGTCCTGGCTGCCGCCGCCCCCGGCGTCCCCGCGCAGCAGGGCGACGACCTCGGTGACGGGGCGGTCGTCGACCCGCTTCCCGTCCACACTGCGCAGCAGGTCCCCGGTCCGGATCCCGGCGGCGGCCGCGGGCGAGCCGGAGCGGACCCGGGTCACCTCGATGCGGCCGTCGCTCTCGCGTCCGGCGGAGAGCCCGACGCCGGTGTACTCGCCGTCGAGGGCCTCCTGGAACTCCTCGTACTCGTCCGGGGAGTAGACGGCGCCCCAGCGGTCGCCGCTGCGGCTGACGGCCCGCTCGGCGGCCTCCATGGGCGAGGTGCCGTCGGCCATCGCGCGGGCGGCGGCCCGGGTGACCTCCTGCCGGCGTGCGGCGGCCGGGGCGGTGGGGCCGCCCGCGCCGTCGGTGCGGGTCTGCCGGGCGGCGGCCCGGCTCGCGCCCAGGGTCTCGTTGAACGAGCCGCTCGCGGCGCCGGTCACCAGCACGCTCGCGAAGAGCAGTGTCAACGCGGCCCCGCGGCCCGCGTGGCGGGGCGGTGAGAAGAGCGGATCTCGGCCAGGCATGGCGGTGAGTCTAGAGCCTGCCCGGCGGATCATGTCGGAGGAGACCGAAGGCACCTCGTGAGCAGGGGTGAGCGGGGTGTGGTGCGTCCAACTGCAAGGCGGAGGAGGGAATCGACGCGGAACGTCGGTGACCGACGACAACGCCGCAGATGGGCGTGCCGCACCCCGCGTCTCCGGCAGGGTCCGCCGGGCAGGCCCTCGGGTAGGGAAGTGACGGGGCGGGCGGTTGACCCGCCCGCCCCGTTGGCGTACGTCACACCCTCGGTGTGCGTCACGCGTCCGGTGGGTGTCGCACCACCGGCGTGCCTCACACCGTCAGACCTTCAGGTACTTGCGCAGCGCGAAGAACGCGGCGAGGGACGGCATCAGGATGCTCGCCGCGAGGATGAGCGGGAGCTTCGTCAGGACCGAGTCCCAGCCGACGAAGTTGATCAGGGTGAGCTTGCTGGACAGGGCCATGCCGTGGTCGACCGTGAAGTAGCGGCCGAAGACCAGGAAGACACAGGCCACGCCACCGCCGATCAGGCCGGCGACGGCCGCCTCCATGATGAACGGGGCCTGGATGTAGAAGCCGGAGGCGCCCACGAGCCGCATGATGCCGGTCTCGCGGCGGCGGCTGAACGCCGAGACGCGCACGGTGTTGACGATCAGCAGCAGCGCGACGATCAGCATGAGCGCCATCACACCGAGCGCCGCCCGGTTCATCAGGTTCAGCAGCTGGAACAGGTTGTCCAGGGTGTCCTTCTGGTCCTGCACCGACTGCACGCCGTCCCGCCCGTCGAAGGCGGTCGCGATCACCTGGTACTTCTGCGGATCCTTCAGCTTGATGCGGTACGACTCCTGCATCTGGTCCGGGGTGAGGGAGCTGATCAGCGGGGAGTCCTTGAACTGCTCCTTGTAGTGCTTGTACGCCTCGTCCTGCGACTCGTAGGTGACCTTCTCGACCACCGACATCTTGCTCAGGTCGGACTTGATCTGTTCCTTCTGCTCCGGCGTCACCGCGCCCTTGGCGCAGTTCGGGTCGGAGTCGGCGTCGCTCTTGTTGCAGAGGAAGATCGAGACGTTGACCTTGTCGTACCAGTAGCCCTTCATCTGGGACACCTGGTCGCTCAGCACGAGGGACGCGCCGAACAGGGCCAGGGACAGGGCGACCGAGACGATGACCGCGAAGGTCATCGTCAGGTTGCGGCGGAGACCGACGCCGATCTCCGAGAGCACGAACTGGGCGCGCATGGCGTCTGGTTAAGCCTTTCGTTCCTCGTCGTCAGTGCTGGTAGCCGTAGACGCCGCGCACCTGGTCGCGGACGAGGCGGCCCTTCTCCAGCTCGATGACGCGCTTGCGCATCTGGTCCACGATGTTCTGGTCGTGGGTCGCCATCAGCACGGTGGTGCCCGTCCGGTTGATGCGGTCGAGCAGCTTCATGATGCCGACGGAGGTCTGCGGGTCGAGGTTGCCCGTGGGCTCGTCGCAGATCAGCAGCTTGGGCCGGTTGACGAAGGCGCGTGCGATGGCGACGCGCTGCTGCTCACCACCGGACAGCTCGCCCGGTCTGCGGTCCTCCTTGCCGCCGAGCCCGACGAGGTCGAGCACCTGCGGCACGGACTTGCGGATCTCACCCTTCGACTTGCCGATCACCTCCTGTGCGAAGGCGACGTTCTCGGCGACGGTCTTGTTGGGCAGCAGCCGGAAGTCCTGGAACACCGTTCCCAACTGGCGCCGGATTCCCGGCACCTTCCAGTTGGAGACGCGGGCGAGGTCCTTGCCCAGGACGTGCACCTGACCTTGGCTGCACCGCTCCTCGCGCAGGATCAGACGCAGGAAGGTGGACTTTCCGGAGCCGGACGATCCCACGAGGAACACGAACTCGCCCTTCTCCACCTCCAGGGAGACATCCCTGAGCGCGGGGCGGGTCTGCTTGGGGTAGACCTTGGAGACGTTGTCGAATCGGATCACGGGATGCACCACAAGTCGCCGGGGTTGGTGAGCGTGACCATACGCGAACCGGGTGTGTGCGTGCAGTCGCCGGTGGGCATGCGCGAATGTTGTGCGTTTTGTCGGGGGGCCGAAGGCACGTACGGCTTCCCCCGCGCCGCCGCGCGACCTCGCGGAACCTGGCACAGTGGGAGGTGGTGACGGGCTCCGGGAACGGAATGGGCGTCCGGCACGTTGTACGGGGTGAAGACGGGCGAGGAAGGCGAGGCGCATGACGTACGACCGATTGGTGTGCGCGAACTGTGCCGGGCCTGTGAGTGAGGGCCGCTGCCCGGTGTGCCGGGCCAGCAGGGAACGGATGCAGCGGCAGAGCCCGTTCACCGACCTGAATCCGATGGTGCTGATCGCGCTGCTCGTCGCGCTGATCGCGGCGCTGGTACTGGTGGCGCACCAGACGGTGTGATCGCGCACAGCTGATCTTCCCGGGCCCGTCGGTCCGGGCCGGCGTGAGAAAGGCCCGGAGCCGGCTGCTCCGGGCCTTTCTTCGTTGTCTCTTCGCGTTACGTCACGCGGTACGTCGTGGCGGGTCCACGACCCACGGACGTCAGGCCGCGGCGCCGTCCCGGCCGCTCACCAGGCGGGGCAGGAAGCGGAAGCCGATGCCGCCCGCGATCATCGTGGCCGCGCCGATGAGCAGGAACGCGGTCTGACCGGCGCCCGTCTCGGCCAGCTCGCCGCCGTCGCCGCCCTGGGCGGTGGTGTCCGACGTCTCGGTGCCGGTGTCGGTCAGAGCGGAGGAACCCTTGCTCTGCTCGACGGGCTTGTTGCCGCCGCCGTCGGTCTCGGTACCGCCGGAGCCGGAGCCGCCGCCGTTGCCGTGACCGCCGCCATTGCCGTTGCCGCCACCGTTGCCGTTACCGCCGACGTCACCGGTGCCGCCGTTGTCGCCGTTGCCGCCGACGTCACCCGCGCCGCCGTTGTCGCCGTTGCCGCCGACGTCACCCGCGCCACCGTCGTCGCCGTTACCGCCGACGTCACCCGCGCCACCGTCGTCGCCGTTACCGCCGACGTCACCCGCACCGCCGTCGTCGCCATTGCCGCCGACGTCACCCGCGCCACCGTCGTCGCCGTTACCGCCGACGTCACCCGCACCGCCGTCGTCGCCATTGCCGCCGACGTCACCCGCACCGCCGTCGTCGCCGTTACCGCCGACGTCACCCGTGCCACCGTCGTCGGTGCCACCGATGCCGCCGCCGACCGTGGCGCCGACGGAGGTGCCACCGTCGTCGGTGCCGCCGTTGTCGGCACCTTCGCTGTCCGCCGGTGCGTTCACCTTCACGTCGACAGTGGCCACACCGGCGTCGAGGCCGATGTCGGCGCCGGCGGCCGAGGCCACCCCCGCCGCCGCCAGCGACGCACCCGCCGCAATCACGGCACCCGCGGCGACACGCGCCACGCGGATCCGCGTCTTCTTCGTCATATGACTGCTACCCCCAGTAGCTGATCGTCAGTGGAGCAGCGCCACGGGGCCGTGATCAACGGGGGCAGGTCATGAAGTGGATCTCCCCCGGTTCACATGCGCCCCGATAATGCGCATGCCACCCGACACCTTTCCGATTTTTTTAAGCAACGTCAAGGCCGTTGCGGACGTGATGTCCTATGTCGCGGCTTTCGTCACGAGAGGCCGCAGAAAAAAGGCAACTGTCGCCACGAGGGCGGCAGTTGCCTTGTCGACAAAACGGGGCTTCCGGGGCGGTCGGCCCGCGGCGGGCACCCGGAGTTACTTCTCCTGCTGCTTGCGCCAGCGAATGCCGGCCTCAAGGAAACCGTCGATCTCACCGTTGAACACGGCCTCGGGGTTGCCGACCTCGAAGTCGGTGCGCAGGTCCTTGACCATCTGGTACGGGTGCAGGACGTACGAACGCATCTGGTTGCCCCAGGAGTTGCCGCCGTCGCCCTTGAGCGCGTCCATCTTGGCCTGGTCCTCCTGGCGGCGCCGCTCGAGCAGCTTGGCCTGGAGGACGTTCATCGCGGTCGCCTTGTTCTGGATCTGCGACCGCTCGTTCTGACAGGAGACGACGATCCCGGTGGGGAGGTGGGTGAGGCGCACCGCGGAGTCGGTCGTGTTGACGCCCTGGCCGCCGGGGCCGGAGGACCGGTAGACGTCCACGCGCAGCTCGGACTCGTCGATCTCGACGTGGTCGGTCTGCTCGACCACGGGGAGGATCTCCACGCCCGCGAAGCTGGTCTGGCGCCGGCCCTGGTTGTCATAGGGCGAGATGCGCACGAGGCGGTGGGTGCCCTGCTCGACGGAGAGGGTGCCGTAGGCGTACGGGGCCTGGACGGCGAAGGTGGTCGACTTGATGCCGGCCTCCTCCGCGTACGACGTCTCGTAGACCTCGGTCTTGTAGCCGCGCTGCTCGGCCCAGCGCAGGTACATGCGCTGGAGCTTCTCGGCGAAGTCCGCGGCGTCGACGCCGCCGGCCTCGGCGCGGATGTTGACGAGGGCCTCGCGGGAGTCGTACTCGCCGGAGAGGAGGGTGCGGACCTCCATCTCGTCCAGCGCCTTCCTCACCGCCGTGAGCTCGGACTCGGCCTCGGCGCGGGTGTCGGGGTCGTCCTCCTCCTCGGCCATCTCGAAGAGGACGCTCAGGTCGTCGATCCTGCCGCGCAGGGCCTCGGCCTTGCGGACCTCCGCCTGGAGGTGCGACAGCTTGCTGGTGATCTTCTGCGCCTCGTCCGGGTTGTCCCAGAGGGACGGCACGGCCGCCTGCTCCTCGAGCACGGCGATGTCTGCCCTCAGTTTGTCGAGGTCCAGGACGGCCTCGATCGACTCCATGGTGGAGGAGAGGGACTTGAGCTCTTCGGATACGTCGACGACTGCCACGCTCCCCAGCGTAACGGTTCCGCCGGGTGGGGAGGGCTGGGGCGGGGGGGGTGGGCCCCCGGCCCCCGGCCCGGCCCCGGCTCTGCTCCGGGCTCGGCCCGCGGTGAGGGGCGGAAGAGCCCCGGGGGACGGTGGGAGTGGCGGGCGCGGGTGCGTGGGGGTTGGTCGCGCAGTTCCCCGCGCCCCTGGAAGGCAGGGGGCACCCCCGTTTTCAAGGGGCGCGGGGAACTGCGCGAGAAGAGGCCGTCCACCCGCGCTCGGCACCGCACCCCGGGAGGTCAGGGGGCGGAGCCCCCTGGAGGGACGGGAAGGGTAGGGGCGGCGGGGGCGAAGAGGCTACGGAACCGCCGGGGCGGAGTTGTTGGAGTCCTGTGGGGATGTGTCTCCGTCGTCGCCCGACATGGCGGCCCAGGCGCCCAGGCCGGCCGCGACGGCCAGCACCAGCGCGACCGCCCCGAGGGTCAGCCGCCGTCTGCGCGCCACCGCCCGGTTCCGCGCGGAACCCGGCCGCGGCGCTCCCGCCGCCCGCGGTACCCGCGCGGTGCCCCGGGCACCGCCCGCAAGCTCCTCCGGGCCCGGTACCCGCATCGACGTGTGCGTGTCCCGGTTGGAGTCCGGCTTCGCGCCGGGCACCAGCGGCACGGCACCCCGCCGCACCCGCGGCTCGCCCCGGGGCGCGGTCACCGCCCCGCCGTCGGCCCCGTCGGCGGCGCTCCCGCTCCCGTCCCCGTCGTCCTCCTCCGGCTCCGACCCCGGCTCGTCCACGTCCAGCGGGCCCATCCCGGCCAGCGACGGGAGCTGCTCCCGCAGCCGTGCCGCCAGCTCGGAGGCCCGCAGCCGGGAGGCCGGCGCCTTGGCCAGGCACTGCACGAGGAGCTGCCACAGCTCGTCCGGGATGCCGGGCAGCGGTGCCACCGTCTCCGTGACGTGCCGCCGCAGCACCGCACCGGGGTGCCCGCCGCCGAACGGCGTGAACCCCGCGAGGAGCTCGTACAGAACCGTGGCCAGCGCGTAGATGTCGACGGCCGCGCGGGGCGGCAGGCCCTCGACGATCTCCGGGGCCAGGTAGTCCGGCGTGCCGATGATCTTCGTGGCGCGGGTCCGGCGCGGGGTGTCGATGAGTTTGGCCACACCGAAGTCCGTCAGCAGCGCGGGGTGCGCGCCACCGGGTCCGAGGGGGCCCTGCATGTCGAGGAGGATGTTCTCCGGCTTGACGTCGCGGTGCACGACCCCGGCCGCGTGCGCCGCGGCCAGCGCGTCGGCCACGTCGGCGACGATCGCCACCGCCGCCTCGGGCGCCAACCGGTGCTCCCGGTCCAGGCGGGTGCGCAGGTCCGTGCCGCGCACGAGGTCCATGACGAGGGCCAGGTCGTTGCCGTCGACCACGAGGTCGTGCACCGAGACGATGTGCGGGTGGTCCAGGCCCAGCAGCGCCGTGCGCTCCTGGACGAACCGGCCCACCAGTTCCTGGTCGGACGCCAGGTCCTCGCGCAGCATCTTGACGGCCACGGGCCCGTCCGGGCCCTCGCCCAGCCACACCGTGCCGGCGCTGCCCCGTCCCAGGACCTGGTGCGCGGTGTACCGACTGCCGATCTTCCGTGCCAAGGCTGCTCCGCTCGCTCCAACGGTCCGCGTGTTGTCGCCAAAACTACGCGTCGTGGGAGCCGGCCTTCACCCGGGCGACGGAAATCACCCGGTGGGTGTCGACAAATCCCCGAGGTCGGGAGTGCCGGACGGATCCCGGGGTGCGCCCGGGGGTCCGGCAACGGTGAGCCGGTGAGCCCTGGTTGCTAGTTGCTAGTTGCCCAGTTTTCGGGCCAGGTCCCCGACCTTGGAGAACCAGTGGCTGATCTCGCCCCAGTAGCCCCTGCCCGTACCGATCCAGTCCTGCAGCGGGCTCAGCTCCCAGACGAGCCAGCTCGCGACGAACAGGATGACGAGCGTGAACAGGCAGCCCTTGAGGCAGCCGAGGCCCGGGATCTTCATCGGGTTGGCACCGCGCTGCCGCGGCGCCCTCGGCTCGCGCTCCGGGGCCGGGGCGGGCCGCTGGGGCTGCGGGGCGGGGGCGTAGCGCTGGGGCTGGTGCTGGGGTGCCGGGGCGTACTGCTGCGGCTGCGGGGTCTCCCGGCGGCGCTGGGCGCCACGCTGGGGGGCGTACCGCTGCTGCCCGGGCGGCTGCTGTTGCTGTTGCTGTTGCTGTGGGTAGCCGTAGCCCTCCTGCGGGGGCGGCTGCCGGTGGGGCTGCTGCTGCGGGCGGGCGACCTGGCGCTGCGGGCGGCGGCGCAGCGGGTCCTCGTTCGGGTCGAGGTACTGCACCTGGGTCTGGTCGTTGCGGTCGCGGGCCGCGCGGAGCTGGGTCTGCCAGGGGTGCGGCTGGTCGGAGCCGCCCGCGTCGCCCTGCCCGGGGCCGCCCGGCGGCACCGGGGGCAGCACGGCGGTCGGGTCGGCGGCGCCGGTCTGCGGCAGGACGGCGGTGGGGTCGGCGGCGCCGGCGCCGGAGGTGTGCGGGAGGACGCTGGTGGCGCCGTTGGGGTCGACGCCGTTGGGGAGGGTGGGGTTGTGCGGGCCGTTCGGGCCGTAGGCGCCGGCGCCGGAGGTGTGCGGGAGGACCTGGGTCGGGTCGGCGGCTCCCGGGGTGCCCGGCACGGGGGCCGGGGCGAGGTCGGGGCCGAGCAGTGCGCCGACGCCCTCGGCGGCGGCGATCGCCGCGGAGTTGGCGTGCACGCCGACGCCGTCGGCGACGACCCGCAGGGCGCGCGCGAGGTTCTCGGCGCTGGGACGCTGGTCGGGGTTCTTGCGCAGGCAGCGCTCGATCACCGTCCAGAGCGGGTCCGGCACGGTGGAGGGGCGGCGCGGCTCGGCGCTCAGGTGCTGGTGCAGCACTTCGAGGGCGCTGCCGCCGCCGAACGGGGGGCGGCCGGTGACCAGCTCGTACAGCATGATCCCGGCGCCGTAGATGTCCACGG carries:
- the prfB gene encoding peptide chain release factor 2; its protein translation is MAVVDVSEELKSLSSTMESIEAVLDLDKLRADIAVLEEQAAVPSLWDNPDEAQKITSKLSHLQAEVRKAEALRGRIDDLSVLFEMAEEEDDPDTRAEAESELTAVRKALDEMEVRTLLSGEYDSREALVNIRAEAGGVDAADFAEKLQRMYLRWAEQRGYKTEVYETSYAEEAGIKSTTFAVQAPYAYGTLSVEQGTHRLVRISPYDNQGRRQTSFAGVEILPVVEQTDHVEIDESELRVDVYRSSGPGGQGVNTTDSAVRLTHLPTGIVVSCQNERSQIQNKATAMNVLQAKLLERRRQEDQAKMDALKGDGGNSWGNQMRSYVLHPYQMVKDLRTDFEVGNPEAVFNGEIDGFLEAGIRWRKQQEK
- a CDS encoding serine/threonine-protein kinase — translated: MRPVGSKYLLEEPLGRGATGTVWRASQRETAGSEAAVAGRPGETVAIKVLKEELASDPDIVMRFLRERSVLLRLTHPNIVRVRDLVVEGDLLALVMDLVDGPDLHRYLRENGPLTPVAAALLTAQVADALAASHADGVVHRDLKPANVLLKQTGGEMHPMLTDFGIARLADSPGLTRTQEFVGTPAYIAPESAEGRPQTSAVDIYGAGIMLYELVTGRPPFGGGSALEVLHQHLSAEPRRPSTVPDPLWTVIERCLRKNPDQRPSAENLARALRVVADGVGVHANSAAIAAAEGVGALLGPDLAPAPVPGTPGAADPTQVLPHTSGAGAYGPNGPHNPTLPNGVDPNGATSVLPHTSGAGAADPTAVLPQTGAADPTAVLPPVPPGGPGQGDAGGSDQPHPWQTQLRAARDRNDQTQVQYLDPNEDPLRRRPQRQVARPQQQPHRQPPPQEGYGYPQQQQQQQQPPGQQRYAPQRGAQRRRETPQPQQYAPAPQHQPQRYAPAPQPQRPAPAPEREPRAPRQRGANPMKIPGLGCLKGCLFTLVILFVASWLVWELSPLQDWIGTGRGYWGEISHWFSKVGDLARKLGN
- the ftsE gene encoding cell division ATP-binding protein FtsE; translation: MIRFDNVSKVYPKQTRPALRDVSLEVEKGEFVFLVGSSGSGKSTFLRLILREERCSQGQVHVLGKDLARVSNWKVPGIRRQLGTVFQDFRLLPNKTVAENVAFAQEVIGKSKGEIRKSVPQVLDLVGLGGKEDRRPGELSGGEQQRVAIARAFVNRPKLLICDEPTGNLDPQTSVGIMKLLDRINRTGTTVLMATHDQNIVDQMRKRVIELEKGRLVRDQVRGVYGYQH
- a CDS encoding S41 family peptidase, yielding MPGRDPLFSPPRHAGRGAALTLLFASVLVTGAASGSFNETLGASRAAARQTRTDGAGGPTAPAAARRQEVTRAAARAMADGTSPMEAAERAVSRSGDRWGAVYSPDEYEEFQEALDGEYTGVGLSAGRESDGRIEVTRVRSGSPAAAAGIRTGDLLRSVDGKRVDDRPVTEVVALLRGDAGGGGSQDATEGTRVSLGLQRGSHTWTRTLHRARLSTEDVTTRRVAGRTTVIRVAAFTKGSGDLVRAAVAGAPAGDGIVLDLRGNSGGLVTEAVSAASAFLDGGLVATYDVGGEQRALHARRGGDTTRPVVVLVDGGTMSAAELLTGALQDRCRAIVVGTRTFGKGSVQMPSRLPDGSVAELTVGHYRTPSGRGVDGRGITPDLEADEDVLARAGHVLSGLGRS
- a CDS encoding serine/threonine-protein kinase, giving the protein MARKIGSRYTAHQVLGRGSAGTVWLGEGPDGPVAVKMLREDLASDQELVGRFVQERTALLGLDHPHIVSVHDLVVDGNDLALVMDLVRGTDLRTRLDREHRLAPEAAVAIVADVADALAAAHAAGVVHRDVKPENILLDMQGPLGPGGAHPALLTDFGVAKLIDTPRRTRATKIIGTPDYLAPEIVEGLPPRAAVDIYALATVLYELLAGFTPFGGGHPGAVLRRHVTETVAPLPGIPDELWQLLVQCLAKAPASRLRASELAARLREQLPSLAGMGPLDVDEPGSEPEEDDGDGSGSAADGADGGAVTAPRGEPRVRRGAVPLVPGAKPDSNRDTHTSMRVPGPEELAGGARGTARVPRAAGAPRPGSARNRAVARRRRLTLGAVALVLAVAAGLGAWAAMSGDDGDTSPQDSNNSAPAVP
- the ftsX gene encoding permease-like cell division protein FtsX, coding for MRAQFVLSEIGVGLRRNLTMTFAVIVSVALSLALFGASLVLSDQVSQMKGYWYDKVNVSIFLCNKSDADSDPNCAKGAVTPEQKEQIKSDLSKMSVVEKVTYESQDEAYKHYKEQFKDSPLISSLTPDQMQESYRIKLKDPQKYQVIATAFDGRDGVQSVQDQKDTLDNLFQLLNLMNRAALGVMALMLIVALLLIVNTVRVSAFSRRRETGIMRLVGASGFYIQAPFIMEAAVAGLIGGGVACVFLVFGRYFTVDHGMALSSKLTLINFVGWDSVLTKLPLILAASILMPSLAAFFALRKYLKV